The Prochlorococcus marinus CUG1417 genome includes the window ATAAGGTATTAACCTTAATGCCTTTAGAAAAATAAAAATTATTAGATAGAGTTCCTTCAGGAGCAACAAGAAGTTTCGCCTTGTTTGATAAAGCATATTTTTGAGCGATAGATAGCTTTTCTTCAATAAATTCATCATTTATTTTTAATTTTTCTCTTGTTGGCATATTAGTTTGCCAAATAGCCACTGGATATTCATAATTTCTTTTTATTGGAGTTGTTAAACCTCCAAATAAATGTAAAAAAATAAAAATCAAAAGTCCTAAAAGAAATATTTTTTTAAAGTAAAGTTTTCTTTCCCATCTACCTTGCATATAAAAAATCCAAAATCCAATCAATATTTGTAATACGCATAAGCCACTCGCACCAATCCATCTTGCTAAACCAGCAAGATAAATATCACCTGGGATAAGACTCTCTCCTAAACCTATCCAAAAAAAAGGTGTTTGAGAAAGTATCAATTCACCAATACCCCAAGTCAAAGATAAAAAAAATACTTTTACTGTTAAAGATAATATTTTAATTTTGAAAACATCCTCCTTCCAGAGAATAATTTCAACCAACAATCCCCATAAATAAACTAATATCCCACCCAAAAAAGCGCAAAATAATAATATTAAAATGGCAATAATTAAACTTGTAAGCCATGAAAACCCAAGCCATGTCAATGGATGAAGATCATAAAGCCAAGAATGACTTATCAAGACAAAGAAAAAACCCCAACAAAAGTTTGCTATTCTCCTTTCACTTCCCTTCCATAAAATAAATAATGATATCGGCATAAAAATTAGCCAAAAATTAGTTGAAACTGAAATTCCTCCTAAAATCCCTCCTAAACAAGGATAAAAATATTGTCTTAGACTTTTAATTTGAATTGGGATTAACAATCTAAAATTACGAAATTAAATTT containing:
- a CDS encoding acyltransferase, with translation MLIPIQIKSLRQYFYPCLGGILGGISVSTNFWLIFMPISLFILWKGSERRIANFCWGFFFVLISHSWLYDLHPLTWLGFSWLTSLIIAILILLFCAFLGGILVYLWGLLVEIILWKEDVFKIKILSLTVKVFFLSLTWGIGELILSQTPFFWIGLGESLIPGDIYLAGLARWIGASGLCVLQILIGFWIFYMQGRWERKLYFKKIFLLGLLIFIFLHLFGGLTTPIKRNYEYPVAIWQTNMPTREKLKINDEFIEEKLSIAQKYALSNKAKLLVAPEGTLSNNFYFSKGIKVNTLSGGFRNSNNELRSSLLGFQIGDKSFTSFIDKNRLVPIGEKIPRFLDSFSRGLSAVGGIQPGSDSRFFDPKFTPPLAVAICYEISDGLEIRKAINSGAKLIITAANLNPYPAKLYNQFLSLARLRSIENKKNNLIVSNTGPSGLIQDDGKIIKLLDYDVEKNEILFPNFSSEKTFYTKFGDKPILFLFILFMGLNIFWKIN